Proteins co-encoded in one Lysobacter solisilvae genomic window:
- a CDS encoding MMPL family transporter, with protein MKSNASRLLVAVAWLALLVLAGWSLGQRLELSGDLRKFMPSAETPAQKLLIDELGEGPGSRLLLVALTGADAQTLAAQSTALRAQLAAQPDFKLVANGGEAGLDAFPEHLRPYRYLLSDTLDTQVFDREFLAGELSQRAQDLGSPAAGLIEPLLPADPTLETLRLAESWQPANAPQRLHGVWFDRAGREALLAIETRAAGFDPTGQQLALAAIRQGFDAVRGDTGTRLTVSGPGAFSEEIGGRTAREASWIGTVDGVIFALLLWLAYRSWKMPLLGALPLASGGLAGLGAVTLLFDGVHGITVAFGFTLIGVAQDYPIHLFSHQRAGLSPWASARALWPTLGTGVASTCIAYLTFMVSGVEGLRQLAVFTIFGLGVAALTTRFALPGLIDPAPRDAADARWVTRAWASLARMPRLGVIGGGVLAALAVAVAAFAPGPFWQNDLSKLTPVPAAALARDAQLRAELGAPDVRYVMTLGGADAQAALRASERLLPALEKLRDTGKIAGFDLAARYLPSQATQLARQARLPEREPLRRALAAAVAASPFEADAFAPFLDDAATAKAAAPLAPADLAGTPLAASVGGLLLEREGHATALVSLSGLQDPAAVARVAAAHGAQLLDMKGASESLVAQYRQRVLWALALAAVLLAATVWVALRQVHRVVRVLAPMALTTLLLLAILRGLGVELNLFHLVALILAAGLGLDYALFFEHAGDDRAEQLRTLHAVVVCSLTTLVVFSLLAMSSIPVLRAIGSTVALGVACNFVLALLITRQPIPTRETREAPKGPGDSDAASAAAVNKTATREAPKDPGDSDAASAAVANETTRDEPRIPSDSDAASAPVVNKTTTGETTPGESDAAPATSDASARSP; from the coding sequence GTGAAATCGAACGCTTCCCGCCTGCTCGTCGCCGTGGCCTGGCTGGCCCTGCTGGTCCTCGCCGGCTGGTCGCTGGGCCAGCGCCTGGAACTGAGCGGCGACCTGCGCAAGTTCATGCCGTCGGCCGAAACGCCCGCGCAGAAGCTGCTGATCGACGAACTCGGCGAAGGCCCCGGCTCCCGCCTGCTGCTGGTCGCGCTGACCGGTGCCGATGCGCAGACGCTGGCCGCGCAGTCGACCGCGCTGCGCGCGCAGCTGGCCGCGCAACCGGATTTCAAGCTGGTGGCCAACGGGGGTGAAGCAGGACTCGATGCCTTCCCCGAGCACCTGCGTCCCTACCGCTATCTGCTCAGCGACACGCTGGACACGCAGGTCTTCGACCGCGAGTTCCTGGCCGGCGAGCTGAGCCAGCGCGCGCAGGACCTGGGCTCGCCGGCGGCCGGCCTGATCGAGCCCCTGCTGCCCGCCGACCCGACACTGGAGACGCTGCGCCTTGCCGAGTCCTGGCAGCCGGCCAATGCGCCCCAACGCCTGCATGGCGTCTGGTTCGACCGGGCCGGACGCGAAGCGCTGCTGGCGATCGAGACGCGCGCCGCCGGCTTCGACCCGACCGGGCAGCAGCTGGCGCTGGCGGCGATCCGCCAGGGCTTCGATGCCGTGCGCGGCGACACGGGCACCCGGCTCACGGTCAGCGGCCCGGGCGCGTTCTCCGAGGAGATCGGCGGCCGCACCGCGCGCGAGGCGAGCTGGATCGGCACCGTCGATGGCGTGATCTTCGCGCTGCTGCTGTGGCTGGCCTACCGCAGCTGGAAGATGCCGCTGCTGGGCGCGCTGCCACTGGCCAGCGGCGGACTGGCGGGGCTGGGCGCGGTGACGCTGCTGTTCGATGGCGTGCACGGCATCACCGTGGCCTTCGGGTTCACCCTGATCGGCGTCGCGCAGGACTATCCGATCCACCTGTTCTCGCACCAGCGCGCCGGGCTGTCGCCATGGGCCAGTGCGCGGGCGCTGTGGCCGACGCTGGGCACCGGCGTGGCCTCGACCTGCATCGCCTACCTCACCTTCATGGTCTCGGGCGTGGAAGGCCTGCGCCAGCTGGCGGTGTTCACCATCTTCGGCCTGGGCGTGGCGGCCCTGACCACGCGATTCGCGTTGCCCGGCCTGATCGATCCGGCGCCGCGCGACGCGGCGGACGCGCGCTGGGTGACCCGCGCGTGGGCGTCACTGGCGCGCATGCCGCGGCTGGGCGTCATCGGCGGCGGCGTGCTGGCCGCGCTCGCCGTGGCGGTCGCCGCGTTCGCGCCCGGGCCGTTCTGGCAGAACGACCTGTCGAAACTGACCCCGGTGCCGGCGGCGGCGCTGGCCCGAGATGCGCAGTTGCGCGCCGAACTGGGCGCGCCCGACGTGCGCTACGTGATGACGCTCGGCGGCGCCGATGCGCAGGCCGCGCTGCGCGCCAGTGAGCGCCTGCTGCCCGCGCTGGAGAAGCTGCGCGACACCGGCAAGATCGCGGGCTTCGACCTCGCCGCGCGTTACCTGCCCAGCCAGGCCACGCAGCTCGCCCGGCAGGCGCGGCTGCCCGAGCGTGAACCGCTGCGGCGGGCGCTGGCGGCGGCGGTCGCGGCCAGCCCGTTCGAGGCCGATGCCTTTGCGCCCTTCCTCGACGATGCGGCGACGGCAAAGGCCGCCGCACCCCTCGCGCCCGCCGACCTGGCGGGAACGCCGCTGGCGGCGAGCGTCGGCGGCCTGCTGCTCGAGCGCGAAGGCCACGCGACCGCGCTGGTATCGCTCAGCGGCCTGCAGGATCCCGCCGCGGTTGCGCGCGTGGCGGCCGCGCACGGGGCGCAGCTGCTCGACATGAAGGGCGCATCCGAATCGCTGGTCGCGCAGTACCGTCAGCGGGTCCTGTGGGCGCTGGCCCTGGCCGCCGTGCTGCTGGCGGCCACCGTGTGGGTCGCGCTGCGCCAGGTGCACCGTGTCGTGCGCGTGCTCGCGCCGATGGCGCTCACCACGCTGCTGCTGCTGGCGATCCTGCGCGGCCTGGGCGTGGAACTGAACCTGTTCCACCTGGTGGCGCTGATCCTGGCCGCCGGACTGGGCCTGGACTACGCCCTGTTCTTCGAACACGCCGGCGACGACCGCGCCGAACAGCTGCGCACGCTGCACGCCGTGGTGGTGTGCAGCCTCACCACGCTGGTGGTGTTCAGCCTGCTGGCGATGTCCAGCATCCCGGTGCTGCGCGCGATCGGCAGCACGGTCGCGCTCGGCGTGGCCTGCAACTTCGTGCTCGCCCTGCTGATCACCCGACAGCCGATCCCGACCCGGGAGACCCGGGAAGCCCCCAAAGGCCCCGGCGATAGCGATGCCGCGTCCGCGGCCGCCGTCAATAAAACAGCGACCCGGGAAGCACCCAAAGACCCCGGCGATAGCGATGCCGCGTCCGCGGCCGTCGCCAATGAAACGACCCGGGACGAACCCAGAATCCCCAGCGACAGCGATGCCGCGTCCGCGCCCGTCGTCAACAAAACAACGACCGGCGAGACAACTCCCGGCGAAAGCGACGCCGCGCCCGCCACCAGTGACGCATCGGCGCGTTCCCCATGA
- a CDS encoding phosphotransferase, with protein sequence MTAPAIIPRDDILTLVPHQGAMCLWDEVVEWDAQAVRLRAFNHIHADHPLRSAGRLHAVHLCEYGAQAMAVHGGLRAREGGGRAAAGVLVALRGVELHVERIDELHGPLECHAHVLVEGEGSQQYAFQIHHRDTLLATGRAAVMLQQP encoded by the coding sequence ATGACCGCACCGGCCATCATTCCCCGCGACGACATCCTGACCCTCGTCCCCCACCAGGGCGCGATGTGCCTGTGGGACGAAGTGGTCGAATGGGATGCGCAGGCCGTGCGGCTGCGCGCGTTCAACCACATCCATGCCGATCACCCGCTGCGCAGCGCGGGACGCCTGCATGCCGTGCACCTGTGCGAGTACGGTGCGCAGGCGATGGCGGTCCACGGCGGCCTGCGTGCGCGCGAAGGCGGCGGCCGCGCGGCGGCCGGCGTGCTGGTCGCGCTGCGCGGCGTGGAGCTGCACGTCGAGCGCATCGATGAGCTGCACGGTCCGCTCGAGTGCCACGCCCATGTCCTGGTGGAAGGCGAGGGCAGCCAGCAGTACGCCTTCCAGATCCACCACCGCGACACGCTGCTGGCCACGGGCCGCGCGGCGGTCATGCTGCAGCAGCCCTGA
- a CDS encoding LolA-related protein — protein sequence MTRPLLRMLPATLLLAVGFLQAAPPESAHARAETTTAAADASWILARLARPAPMRTAFVELRGSRLLKKPLRLQGEYRRPDADTLVREVTAPYPETTVIRAGEVVITRDARAPRRFSLARAPELAGLQASFGALLAGDRVALERTYRLATDGTRARWTMTLTPRDAALAARLQSVTLYGRGAELRCIETQPTRGETQRTLLAGAAETARNVTAAGALATLCYGGAKPQ from the coding sequence ATGACGCGACCCCTGCTCCGCATGCTCCCGGCGACGCTCCTGCTGGCCGTCGGCTTCCTGCAGGCCGCACCGCCTGAGTCGGCACACGCGCGCGCCGAAACGACCACCGCCGCGGCGGACGCCAGCTGGATCCTGGCCCGGCTCGCGCGGCCGGCGCCGATGCGCACGGCCTTCGTCGAACTGCGCGGCAGCCGCCTGCTGAAGAAGCCGCTGCGCCTGCAGGGCGAATACCGGCGGCCCGACGCGGACACGCTGGTGCGCGAAGTCACCGCGCCCTACCCGGAGACCACGGTGATCCGCGCCGGCGAAGTGGTGATCACGCGCGACGCCAGGGCGCCGCGCCGCTTCTCGCTGGCCCGCGCGCCGGAACTGGCCGGCCTGCAGGCCAGCTTCGGTGCCCTGCTCGCCGGAGACCGCGTCGCGCTGGAACGGACCTACCGGCTGGCTACCGACGGGACCCGCGCCCGCTGGACCATGACGCTCACCCCGCGCGATGCGGCGCTGGCCGCGCGCCTGCAGTCGGTCACGCTGTACGGCCGCGGCGCCGAACTGCGTTGCATCGAGACCCAGCCCACCCGCGGTGAAACCCAGCGCACGCTGCTGGCCGGCGCCGCCGAGACGGCGCGCAACGTCACCGCCGCCGGTGCCCTCGCCACGCTGTGCTACGGCGGCGCCAAGCCGCAATAG